AGTCGCTCGAGGATATCAGCCTCAATCTTCGTGATTTATTGCTCGCCCGCCGTGACGGCGCCGAGGTAGTCATTGCCGGCCTCTCCCTCCCGCAGGCCCCCGCCTGGGACCGCCTCTTGGCGGCCTTCACCGCTGCTGCCACGCGCAGCACCCTTGCTGCCGACAGCGCCCACCGCGCCGCCGCGCTCTCCGCCATTCACCTCGTGCTCGGCGCCACCTTGATGGAACAGTCCCAACGCCAGCTTGCAGAAACCACCGGCGAGACTCCCGCCGCAGATTATCGCGCAGACCTCATACGCGGCGTACGCATTATTAACGCTGGACTTACGCACGGCGCCGGTGACTAAAAAGTGGTTATGCTCGTGGGCATGAACACTCCCGCCATGGACGCAGTCCCCACGCCCACCGAGAGCTACGGTCGCCAAATCTGGCCCGGCAAACCCACCCCACTGGGATCCACCTTCGATGGATCCGGCACCAACTTTGCCCTGTTTTCCGAGGTAGCAGACAAAGTCGAGCTCTGCCTCATCGACAAAGAAGGCAACGAAGAACGCATCGAAATGTCGGAGGTCACCGCCCATGTGTGGCATATTTACCTCCCCAATGTCACCCCTGGCCAGCGCTATGGCTACCGCGTCTATGGCCCCTATGAACCAGAAAACGGCCTGCGCTGCGACCCTTCCAAGCTCCTTGTAGACCCCTATGCCAGGGCGTTCGACGGCGAGTTCGACGGCGATGCCTCCCTTTACTCCTATGACATTCATGCCGAGGAACCCGGCACCGGCCGCAACGAAGAAGACTCGCTGGGCCACACCATGCTGTCGGTGGTCATTAACCCCTTCTTTGATTGGCGCAGCGACCACCGCCCCCATATTCCCGATAACGAAAAGGTCATCTACGAAACCCACGTCAAGGGTATGACCATGACCCATCCGGACGTGCCGGAAGAGCTCCGCGGCACGTATGCCGGCATGGCCCACCCTGCCGTCATTGACTACTTCAAAGAGCTTGGCGTTACCACCGTCGAGCTCATGCCCGTCCACCAATTCCTGCAGGACGATCGCCTGCGCAACCTGGGCCTGCGCAACTACTGGGGCTATAACACCTTCGGCTTTTTCGCCCCTCACCATGACTATGCCTTTGCCAAGAAGCCGGGCGAGGTGGTCTCCGAGTTCAAGTCCATGGTTCGCGCCTTCCACGAGGCCGGCATCGAGGTCATCCTCGACGTGGTTTATAACCACACCGCCGAGGGCAATCACATGGGCCCGACCATTGCTTTCCGCGGCATCGACAATGGCGCCTACTATCGCCTCGTCGAGGGCGATGAGGCCCACTACATGGACTACACCGGCACCGGCAATTCCCTCAATGTCCGCCACCCGCACTCGCTGCAGCTCATTATGGATTCGCTGCGCTACTGGGTTACGGAGATGCGTGTCGACGGCTTCCGCTTCGACCTGGCGGCGACCTTGGCGCGGGAGCTTGACGACGTCGACAAGCTCGCTACCTTCTTCGACCTAGTCCAGCAAGACCCCATTGTCAGCCAGGTTAAGCTCATCGCCGAGCCGTGGGACATCGGCCACGATGGCTACCAAGTGGGCAACTTCCCGCCGATTTGGAGCGAATGGAACGGCAAGTACCGCGATACCGTGCGCGACTTCTGGCGCGGCGAGCCCGCTACCCTAGGTGAATTCGCCTCCCGCCTGACCGGCTCTTCGGACCTCTATGCCGATAATGACCGCCGCCCCACCGCCTCCATCAACTTCATCACCGCTCACGATGGGTTTACCTTGCGCGATCTTGTGTCCTATAACAACAAGCACAACGAGGCCAATGGCGAGGACAACCGCGACGGCGAATCTTTCAACCGCTCCTGGAACTGTGGCGAGGAAGGCCCCACCGATAACGACGATATCCGCAAGCTGCGCCGCCGCCAGGCCCGCAACTTCCTGACCACTCTCCTGCTCTCCCAGGGCACTCCCATGCTCTCGCATGGCGATGAATTCGGCCGCACGCAGGATGGAAATAATAACGTCTACTGCCAGGACAACGAGCTGTCGTGGATGGACTGGTCCATGCTGGAGGAAGAAAAATCTGCCGCGATGCTGGGCTTTACCAAGCGCGTGCTGTCCATTCGCAACCATCACCCCGTCTTCCGCCGCAAGCGTTTCCTCGCCGGCGGCCCACTCGGCGCGGACGTCAAGGAACGCGATATCGCCTGGCTGGTTCCTTCGGGCCGCCTGATGACCCAAGACGACTGGGACCACGACTTCGGCCGCGCCCTCATGGTCTACCTCAATGGCAATGCGATTACGGAAACGACCGCCCGCGGCGAGCGCATCACCGATGATTCCTTCATCATGATTTTCAACTCCCACGACGGCGAAATCGAGTTCACCCTGCCCACCAAGGATCTCGGCGCTACGTGGCGGCTGATGGTCGATACCGCCGATTCCGGCGGCTACCCCGCGGAGGAAACCCTCATTGAGGCAGAGGGTACGATCACGGTGCAGCCGCGTTCAACGCTGATTCTGCGTCAGGTTGAACCGCCCGTTTTCGATTCCTAGAGAAAGGCCCCTCGTGTCATTTCCCGCGCACGGCGCACTCATCGATGTCACAGCGGATAAACTCGTGCTCCACCGCACCCTGCTGGCTACCAGCCTCGGTGCCCCCGCCACTGAAGATATCCCGCTTGAGTCCATCGACACCGTGCACGTGAGTGAACCGACCCCCACCGGCTTCGGCGCCCTGGACTTGGGCGCCGCCGGCACTATCGCCTTCGCCCCGCACCAAGACCCGCAGGCCGTCGCCCGCGCCATTTCCGCCGCACAGCGCGGCGAAGCACCCTCTTCCGCCGCCACCATCCCCGGCCTTGATTTCACTGCTGTGGACGTGGAAACGGCCAACGACAACTGGGGTTCTATCTGCCAAATAGGCGCGGTGCGCTTCCGCGATGGCCAGGAGACCGCCTCCCGGTCCTGGCTGTGCACCCCTCCACCAGGCCTCGAGCACTTCGCGGATATCAACGTCTCCATCCACGGCATTACCGCGGACGATGTGGAAGGGGCGCCGGCATTTGCCGACGTCGCCAAGGAGCTCTTCGATTTCCTCGGCGGCGACGTGCTTGTCGCGCACAACGCCCAGTTTGATTCCACCGCACTGCGCTCCGGCCTGCTTACTGCTGGCGCCGAGGTGCCCACCGTGCCGCTGGCCTGCTCCCTCGCGCTGTCCCGCGATGCCTCCAAGGCCAAGGTCATTTCGGTACGCAACCATAAACTGCCCACCGTCGCCGCCCACCTGTCTGCGCCGGACTTCAGCCACCACGACGCCACCGAGGATGCCCGTGCGGCCGGCGAAATCATCGCCCGCTTGGCCGAGCGCTTCGGGCACACCGGCAGCATCCGCGACCTATTCACCGCACGCGAATTCACCTTGGGCCGCCTCGATTCCGAGGACATCCTGCCTATCCTACGTGCCCACACCGCCCCCACCTCCGCCGCGGATCTCGGCGCTGGGACCGACTTCCGCGACCAGACCCGAGCGGCCGGCTCCGCACAGAAGAAGTCCCGCGGGCCCGCCCCGTGGCAGTCCGTCGCCACCCCGGACACAATCCCAGAGCCAAACCCCGACGCCGACCCGGACGGCGCACTCTACGGCCAGCACGTCACCCTCACCGGCGATTTCGAGCCCTTTGATAAGGGCGTGCTGTGGCAGGGCATCGCCGAGCGTGGCGGCCAAGTGGCAAAGAACGTCACCAAAAAGTCCACCCTGCTTATCGTGGGCGAATGGGCAAAGAAGACCTCCAAGGAAAAGCGCGCGGAGGAGCTGCAGGCCAAGGGCCAAGAAATCGACATCTGGCCGGCCGATAAGCTCTTTGCTGAGCTGCAACTCGACGCCGAGCCGCCCTTCTAGGCCCACCCCGGGAACCAAACGGCGGTTTCTCCAGTCCAATAAAGGCGACCGCACCCTACCGCCACACTGGAGAAACCGCCGTGACCGTCGCCCTGCGCCCGCCTCGTCCCACCACCGCAAACCTGCTGCCTGCGCTCTTTGCCCGCTCGTGGCTGAAAGAACAGCGGCTTTCTGACGACGGCTTCTGCGACTCCCTCGCCACCATCCAGCTCTCCCCCAGCCTGTCCATGGCTCTGGTCTTTCCCGGCAAGCAGACCTTTCGCCGGCTCAGTCACCGCGGCCTCGCGGACATGGATATCTCCGCGCGCCGAGCATGGAACCACGCCTCCCATAACCTGCAGCGCGCCGCACTCGATTCGCAAGGGCTGCGCTTTTGGACCCGCCCCGCCGCCTGCGAGCTTCCTTCCGCCGCCCGTTTCGGTGGCTTGCAGGTCCGCTCCCACGGCGCACCGATTTCCTCCTGGATTGCCCACCCAGAGACCTTTACCGTGCTGGACAAGCACATGCGCCGCCTCCTGCGATCGCACTCCCTGACCTACCTGGTGCCGGACTCCGCCACGCTCTTTGCCTTTGCCCACCTGCCGGACACCTATGCCCGCCAACTGGCCGCCGATGCCGTCGCGCGCGTGCCCCGCCATCGCACCGTGCTCCACCCACGCCCGCTAGTATGGTCTAACGGATTCCCGCGGGAGTTATGAAAGGAGCACCATGCCGGAAAGTAGGATGTCGCGGCTGAGCAACCAGTACCACGACTGGGCGCGCAGCCACCCCACCGCCGCGGTGGACTTCCGCACCGCCATCGAGGACCTCCTCAATGACGCCGGCATCATCTTCGACCGCGTCTCTACCCGCGTCAAAACCTGGCCCTCACTGAAGGCGAAGGCCAAAAAGCGCCGCGAGAACGGCGATTTTGTCTATCCCCAGCCCTGGCAAGAGATCCACGATGTGATGGGCGTGCGTGTGACGTTGTATCACTCCACCGCTATTCCAGAAGCGCTAGGCGTTTTTGGTGAATCCTTTAAGGTTGAACGCTCCGTTGACAAAGCGGCCGAGACTCGCATTTCCGGCGGCTTTGGCTACGGCTCCCACCACCTGGTGCTGACTGTGACCGAAGATAGCGCGGCTGCAATGGAAGAGCTCGCCGCCTACGTGGGCTGGACCTTTGAGGTGCAGATTCGCACCGTCCTGCAGCACGCGTGGGCGGAGTTTGAGCACGATATCCGCTATAAGCAGGGGCCGAACCCACCCTCGCCGGAGGTAGATCGTCTCTTTACCTTGGCCGCGGGGCTTATCGAGCTTGCAGACCAGCAATTCGATGAGATCGCCGCCCTCAA
This genomic stretch from Corynebacterium tuberculostearicum harbors:
- a CDS encoding TetR family transcriptional regulator — encoded protein: MHINRESIIDAALSLLDTYGLGDVTMRRVASSLGVAPGALYWHIANKQALIAALAQDIISPVSGESLEDISLNLRDLLLARRDGAEVVIAGLSLPQAPAWDRLLAAFTAAATRSTLAADSAHRAAALSAIHLVLGATLMEQSQRQLAETTGETPAADYRADLIRGVRIINAGLTHGAGD
- the glgX gene encoding glycogen debranching protein GlgX; this encodes MNTPAMDAVPTPTESYGRQIWPGKPTPLGSTFDGSGTNFALFSEVADKVELCLIDKEGNEERIEMSEVTAHVWHIYLPNVTPGQRYGYRVYGPYEPENGLRCDPSKLLVDPYARAFDGEFDGDASLYSYDIHAEEPGTGRNEEDSLGHTMLSVVINPFFDWRSDHRPHIPDNEKVIYETHVKGMTMTHPDVPEELRGTYAGMAHPAVIDYFKELGVTTVELMPVHQFLQDDRLRNLGLRNYWGYNTFGFFAPHHDYAFAKKPGEVVSEFKSMVRAFHEAGIEVILDVVYNHTAEGNHMGPTIAFRGIDNGAYYRLVEGDEAHYMDYTGTGNSLNVRHPHSLQLIMDSLRYWVTEMRVDGFRFDLAATLARELDDVDKLATFFDLVQQDPIVSQVKLIAEPWDIGHDGYQVGNFPPIWSEWNGKYRDTVRDFWRGEPATLGEFASRLTGSSDLYADNDRRPTASINFITAHDGFTLRDLVSYNNKHNEANGEDNRDGESFNRSWNCGEEGPTDNDDIRKLRRRQARNFLTTLLLSQGTPMLSHGDEFGRTQDGNNNVYCQDNELSWMDWSMLEEEKSAAMLGFTKRVLSIRNHHPVFRRKRFLAGGPLGADVKERDIAWLVPSGRLMTQDDWDHDFGRALMVYLNGNAITETTARGERITDDSFIMIFNSHDGEIEFTLPTKDLGATWRLMVDTADSGGYPAEETLIEAEGTITVQPRSTLILRQVEPPVFDS
- a CDS encoding exonuclease domain-containing protein → MSFPAHGALIDVTADKLVLHRTLLATSLGAPATEDIPLESIDTVHVSEPTPTGFGALDLGAAGTIAFAPHQDPQAVARAISAAQRGEAPSSAATIPGLDFTAVDVETANDNWGSICQIGAVRFRDGQETASRSWLCTPPPGLEHFADINVSIHGITADDVEGAPAFADVAKELFDFLGGDVLVAHNAQFDSTALRSGLLTAGAEVPTVPLACSLALSRDASKAKVISVRNHKLPTVAAHLSAPDFSHHDATEDARAAGEIIARLAERFGHTGSIRDLFTAREFTLGRLDSEDILPILRAHTAPTSAADLGAGTDFRDQTRAAGSAQKKSRGPAPWQSVATPDTIPEPNPDADPDGALYGQHVTLTGDFEPFDKGVLWQGIAERGGQVAKNVTKKSTLLIVGEWAKKTSKEKRAEELQAKGQEIDIWPADKLFAELQLDAEPPF
- a CDS encoding GTP pyrophosphokinase, whose translation is MPESRMSRLSNQYHDWARSHPTAAVDFRTAIEDLLNDAGIIFDRVSTRVKTWPSLKAKAKKRRENGDFVYPQPWQEIHDVMGVRVTLYHSTAIPEALGVFGESFKVERSVDKAAETRISGGFGYGSHHLVLTVTEDSAAAMEELAAYVGWTFEVQIRTVLQHAWAEFEHDIRYKQGPNPPSPEVDRLFTLAAGLIELADQQFDEIAALKAPDTETDKDVELTAETLPGVLAIILGNRFPLSRSEHYRFLAELLEQNGVRHLGQLEQLLDDTAIAHVHDAMRYRFRPGQVRLIDDLLLNKFGKQHIEATAESGDRPGRKRRLTARLKALRAAH